Proteins encoded by one window of Elaeis guineensis isolate ETL-2024a chromosome 12, EG11, whole genome shotgun sequence:
- the LOC140852814 gene encoding putative disease resistance protein RGA3 produces MAMILDAFVGGCVRKALEFVEGEMSMMLGVKDDLKKLQRRMERIRGFLQSAEQKRHVDPCIDTWVMELKDVMYDADDIIDRCKIEGRILLENYSSTSAVRHPSSSSFSAFGSLKFQYEIGKKLKELNDRLEEIDRDGN; encoded by the exons ATGGCCATGATCTTAGATGCCTTTGTGGGAGGGTGTGTTCGCAAGGCTTTAGAATTTGTAGAAGGAGAGATGTCTATGATGCTAGGCGTGAAGGATGATCTCAAGAAACTTCAAAGAAGAATGGAGAGGATAAGAGGTTTTCTTCAATCTGCGGAGCAGAAGAGACATGTAGACCCGTGTATCGATACGTGGGTGATGGAGCTGAAAGATGTCATGTATGATGCCGACGATATCATCGACCGTTGTAAGATCGAGGGCAGGATATTGTTGGAAAATTATTCGTCCACATCAGCGGTACGCCATCCCTCCTCATCTTCATTTTCTGCCTTTGGCTCCCTCAAGTTCCAGTATGAAATTGGTAAGAAATTAAAAGAACTTAATGATAGGCTAGAAGAGATTGACAG GGACGGAAATTGA
- the LOC105055237 gene encoding uncharacterized protein, giving the protein MRLLVGLVGSRPTTGFPPKKGRNTSHSRIKTLRDFQFLPLLLQNLPPFDPPLGVEIPFFDLDLHFPSKIDGFPIENALSQFLSDVVPRFLHAREGTSMDSSSRNRELERFRFGSAAISISVRRDDDSWEEENRESWECSGAGADAVDVLDQVVDFLHEEKTVEKYSDSVTKTPMSQRSKLQKELRFEIVEIELPRRETMSSCEAEEAGFCFELSNIKILLRASKEQCESKTPSNEQMAFQIAVKTAAISIKIGL; this is encoded by the exons ATGCGGCTCCTAGTCGGCTTGGTCGGCTCCAGACCGACTACCGGCTTCCCACCAAAGAAAGGCCGCAACACCTCCCATTCTCGGATCAAAACCCTGAGAGACTTCCAATTCCTCCCCCTTCTGCTGCAAAATCTCCCCCCTTTTGATCCTCCTCTAGGCGTCGAGATCCCTTTCTTCGATCTTGATCTCCACTTTCCTTCCAAAATCGATGGATTTCCGATCGAGAATGCCCTCTCTCAGTTCCTCTCGGACGTTGTCCCTCGGTTTCTTCATGCTAGAGAGGGAACCTCCATGGATTCCAGCTCTCGGAACAGAGAGCTGGAGCGATTTAGATTTGGATCGGCTGCGATCAGCATATCTGTG AGAAGAGATGATGACTCCTGGGAGGAAGAAAACCGGGAGAGTTGGGAATGCTCCGGTGCTGGAGCAGATGCTGTTGATGTATTAGAT CAAGTAGTGGACTTTCTTCATGAAGAGAAGACAGTAGAGAAGTATTCAGATTCTGTCACTAAAACTCCAATG AGCCAGAGGAGCAAATTGCAAAAGGAATTACGGTTTGAAATAGTGGAAATAGAGCTCCCCCGG AGAGAAACTATGAGCTCCTGTGAAGCAGAGGAAGCTGGATTCTGCTTTGAactttcaaatattaaaattcttctg AGGGCTTCAAAGGAACAGTGTGAAAGCAAAACTCCCAGCAACGAGCAAATGGCTTTCCAAATAGCAGTGAAGACAGCGGCAATTAGCATCAAGATCGGCTTATGA
- the LOC109506458 gene encoding putative disease resistance protein RGA3: MAMILDAFVGGCVRKALEFVEGEMSMMLGVKDDLKKLQRRMERIRGFLQSAEQKRHVDPCIDTWVMELKDVMYDADDIIDRCKIEGRILLENYSSTSAVRHPSSSSFSAFGSLKFQYEIGKKLKELNDRLEEIDRYRSNLPELEYTRQSARETSVNTRQTFSVVIKSDIVGTEIEKATQSLVQSLIKEDNKKYGVLGIVGMGGIGKTTLASNIYNDAKIKENFPKRVWACISQDFSETKLLKEIIRGVDGNYKGAETKAELVSCLSSLLSERFFIVLDDVWKPDVWEDLLRYPFESATTNGRIVITTRDESVARSIRAEIHYVDKMDDDSCWKLLHKNVFEDDDEEEEISSFKTIGMKIVEKCDGLPLAVKVIAGVLRSMDRNTTEWNKVLESDAWSMSQLHEKLPRALFLSYENLPSDLKQCFLYCSLFPEDHQMHRKDLIHCWVAEGFIKTTHGDALMEDLAEDYYKKLIWRNLLHGHGDNTWCTMHDLLRSLALFLISDESIFLGDEQSPNTNQLSKLRRLSMVNAGEILEVPDVIKQQKCLRSLLVWSSYKTKIVQNELFEKLRYLRVMKLSDTRLDSLPDSIGDLLHLRYLNLNGTKIKELPKSIGRLVNLEVLNLSGCQFLRTLPKAITKLYNLRCLRLQDTPLSYVPKGIGKLQRLNHLEGFVVGHDDRRDTQDDEGCGLEELQSLSQLRFLSIRRLERAQPGGALVLANSRSLRTLILECNIRAFVEEAIAIQRNDKTYNELSPQSIHLQKLEIHNFIGTGFFSGMMSSSLSASFPNLTSITLDNCISFPQLPPLGLLPQLKSLTIWRAGAIKTIGPEFLGPRASSAATPFPKLEKLQFYGMKNWEEWSFGMVEGVGEERRGAPKLLPRLMSLTLDTCPKLRALPPLGLLAQLKSLIIRDTGAIKTIGPEFLGPRASSAATSFSNLEELEFKGMSNWEEWSFGMVEGVGEERRGAPKLLHRLTKLELSSCPKLRALPPLGLLPELKSLRIETAGAIITIGPEFFGPRASSAATSFPKLEELEFYGMKNWEEWSFGLVEGVGEERRGASKLLPRLTKLVLYQCPKLRALPPLGLLPELKQLKIYRADAIKIIGPEFPKLEQLDLWSMDYWEEWSFGMVKRVGKKSRGAPKLLPRLTKLVLYECPKLRALPEGLQHATNLQEWNIHDAHNLKEINNLPSLKSLGIKDWPRLEHVENLDKLQFLEVRLSSSTETSTTDADGQTERLPQWLLELLQNAPTTMQSLKEFQLRCSLPVLKTFLKDGPNWPIIQTIPQVTIQEYLPANRRPSHIRYTKDPPTFKMHIEE; this comes from the coding sequence ATGGCCATGATCTTAGATGCCTTTGTGGGAGGGTGTGTTCGCAAGGCTTTAGAATTTGTAGAAGGAGAGATGTCTATGATGCTAGGCGTGAAGGATGATCTCAAGAAACTTCAAAGAAGAATGGAGAGGATAAGAGGTTTTCTTCAATCTGCGGAGCAGAAGAGACATGTAGACCCGTGTATCGATACGTGGGTGATGGAGCTGAAAGATGTCATGTATGATGCCGACGATATCATCGACCGTTGTAAGATCGAGGGCAGGATATTGTTGGAAAATTATTCGTCCACATCAGCGGTACGCCATCCCTCCTCATCTTCATTTTCTGCCTTTGGCTCCCTCAAGTTCCAGTATGAAATTGGTAAGAAATTAAAAGAACTTAATGATAGGCTAGAAGAGATTGACAGGTATAGATCAAACTTGCCTGAACTAGAATACACCAGGCAAAGTGCTCGAGAGACTAGTGTAAATACCCGTCAAACTTTTTCCGTTGTGATCAAGTCTGATATTGTAGGGACGGAAATTGAAAAAGCTACCCAGAGTCTCGTGCAGTCATTAATTAaagaagataataaaaaataCGGAGTTTTAGGGATTGTTGGGATGGGTGGAATCGGCAAGACCACTCTTGCTTCTAACATATATAATGacgcaaaaataaaagaaaactttCCTAAACGGGTATGGGCGTGTATTTCTCAAGATTTTTCAGAAACAAAATTGCTAAAAGAGATAATTAGGGGTGTAGATGGAAATTACAAGGGTGCTGAAACTAAGGCAGAGCTTGTTTCCTGTCTTTCCTCTCTACTTTCAGAAAGATTCTTTATAGTATTAGATGATGTATGGAAGCCAGATGTTTGGGAGGATTTGCTTAGATATCCCTTTGAAAGTGCAACAACCAATGGTAGGATTGTAATTACCACTCGAGATGAGAGCGTGGCTAGAAGTATTAGAGCAGAGATACATTATGTTGATAAAATGGATGATGACAGTTGCTGGAAATTGCTCCACAAGAATGTCTTTGAAGATGATGATGAAGAGGAGGAGATCTCCAGTTTTAAAACGATCGGGATGaaaattgttgaaaaatgtgATGGTCTTCCTCTTGCAGTCAAGGTTATTGCAGGGGTTCTAAGGTCGATGGATAGAAACACCACAGAATGGAATAAGGTTCTCGAAAGTGATGCTTGGTCCATGAGCCAACTTCATGAAAAACTCCCCAGAGCTCTATTTTTGAGTTATGAAAATTTGCCATCGGATCTTAAACAGTGTTTTCTTTATTGCTCGTTGTTTCCTGAGGACCATCAAATGCATCGCAAGGATCTCATTCATTGTTGGGTGGCCGAAGGTTTTATTAAAACAACGCATGGAGATGCACTTATGGAAGATTTGGCAGAGGATTACTATAAGAAGTTAATTTGGCGGAACCTTTTACATGGTCATGGTGATAACACTTGGTGCACAATGCACGATCTGTTACGTTCCCTTGCTCTTTTTTTGATTAGTGATGAGAGCATTTTTCTTGGTGACGAGCAATCACCTAACACAAACCAGTTGAGTAAACTTCGTCGCTTGTCGATGGTGAACGCGGGCGAGATATTGGAAGTTCCTGATGTAATAAAACAACAAAAGTGCTTAAGATCCCTTCTTGTTTGGAGTAGTTATAAGACCAAGATTGTCCAGAATGAACTTTTTGAAAAGTTGAGATATCTGCGAGTCATGAAGCTGAGCGACACGAGACTTGATAGCCTTCCAGATTCGATAGGAGATCTTTTGCACCTGAGATATCTAAATCTAAATGGGACAAAGATCAAGGAGTTGCCAAAGTCCATCGGCCGCCTTGTAAACTTGGAGGTACTGAACCTGTCAGGTTGTCAATTCCTGCGTACTCTCCCCAAGGCCATCACAAAATTGTACAATCTAAGATGCCTTCGTCTCCAAGATACTCCATTGAGTTATGTACCAAAGGGAATAGGTAAATTACAACGTCTTAACCATCTTGAAGGATTTGTGGTCGGCCATGATGATAGAAGAGACACGCAAGATGACGAGGGGTGCGGTCTGGAGGAGCTACAATCTCTGTCTCAGCTGAGATTCCTGTCGATACGAAGGTTGGAGAGGGCACAACCAGGGGGAGCTCTGGTACTCGCGAACAGCCGCTCTCTGAGGACACTAATTTTGGAATGCAACATACGTGCATTTGTGGAAGAAGCAATTGCAATCCAGAGAAATGACAAGACTTATAATGAGCTCTCTCCTCAATCCATCCACCTACAGAAACTTGAGATTCATAACTTCATTGGTACTGGATTTTTCAGCGGGATGATGTCCTCTTCTTTGAGTGCCTCTTTTCCTAATCTGACATCCATAACACTGGATAATTGTATATCATTCCCGCAGCTTCCTCCACTGGGCCTGTTACCCCAGCTGAAATCCCTCACAATTTGGAGAGCAGGTGCAATCAAAACCATCGGACCTGAATTTCTTGGCCCCCGTGCATCGTCAGCAGCGACTCCATTTCCCAAGCTTGAAAAGCTGCAATTTTATGGGATGAAGAACTGGGAAGAATGGTCGTTTGGTATGGTGGAGGGGGTTggtgaagaaagaagaggagccCCCAAGTTGCTGCCTCGTCTAATGAGTTTGACACTTGATACTTGTCCCAAGCTGAGAGCTCTTCCTCCACTGGGCCTGTTGGCCCAGCTGAAATCTCTTATAATTAGAGATACAGGTGCAATCAAAACCATCGGACCTGAATTTCTTGGCCCCCGTGCATCGTCAGCAGCGACTTCATTTTCCAACCTTGAAGAGCTGGAATTTAAAGGGATGTCCAACTGGGAAGAATGGTCGTTTGGTATGGTGGAGGGGGTTggtgaagaaagaagaggagccCCCAAGTTGCTGCATCGTCTAACGAAGTTGGAACTTTCATCATGCCCCAAGCTGAGAGCTCTTCCTCCGCTGGGCCTGTTGCCCGAGCTGAAATCTCTTCGTATTGAGACAGCAGGTGCAATCATAACCATCGGACCTGAATTTTTTGGCCCTCGTGCATCGTCAGCAGCGACTTCATTTCCCAAGCTTGAAGAGCTGGAATTTTATGGGATGAAGAACTGGGAAGAATGGTCGTTTGGTCTGGTGGAGGGGGTTggtgaagaaagaagaggagccTCCAAGTTGCTGCCTCGTCTAACGAAATTGGTGCTTTATCAATGTCCCAAGCTGAGAGCTCTTCCTCCACTAGGCCTATTGCCCGAGCTGAAACAACTTAAAATTTATAGAGCAGATGCAATCAAAATCATCGGACCTGAATTTCCCAAGCTTGAACAGCTGGATTTATGGAGCATGGACTATTGGGAAGAATGGTCGTTTGGTATGGTGAAGAGGGTTGGTAAAAAAAGTAGAGGAGCCCCCAAGTTGCTGCCTCGTCTAACGAAATTGGTGCTTTATGAATGTCCCAAGCTGAGAGCTCTTCCAGAAGGCCTACAGCATGCTACCAATTTACAAGAATGGAATATCCATGATGCCCACAACTTAAAAGAAATCAACAACCTGCCCTCATTGAAATCTCTGGGAATAAAGGATTGGCCAAGGTTGGAGCACGTGGAGAATCTTGATAAGTTGCAATTCTTGGAAGTACGTTTATCTTCTTCCACAGAGACATCCACCACCGATGCTGATGGACAGACAGAGCGCCTCCCACAGTGGTTATTGGAGCTACTCCAAAATGCTCCGACTACTATGCAGAGTCTTAAAGAATTTCAACTAAGATGCAGCTTACCAGTGCTTAAGACCTTCCTCAAGGACGGCCCCAACTGGCCCATCATTCAGACGATCCCCCAGGTCACGATCCAAGAGTATTTGCCTGCAAATCGCAGGCCATCACATATTCGGTATACCAAGGACCCTCCCACCTTCAAAATGCATATAGAGGAATAA